The stretch of DNA CTGAATTAGAGGCGCATGGCATCGAACAAGTTCACGAACTGCCCGGTGTCGGCAAGAACCTCCAAGACCATATTGATTTAGTACACTCCTATAAATGCAGTGATAAACGTGAAACCTTTGGTATCTCGCTACAAATGGCCTCTGAAATGACCAAAGCTCTGCCGCTATGGCACAAAGAACGCCGTGGCAAGATGAGTAGCAACTTTGCTGAAGGGATTGGTTTTCTTTGTTCCGCAGATCATATCGCCGTGCCGGATTTAGAGTTTGTATTTGTGGTCGCTGTTGTGGATGACCATGCACGAAAAATCCATACCAGTCATGGGTTTACCTCCCATGTCACTTTGTTGCGACCGAAGAGCCATGGCAGCGTAACGCTTAATAGCAATGATCCTTATGATCCGCCTAAGATCGATCCTGCGTTTTTCAGTCATCCTGAAGATATGGAGATCATGATTAAGGGCTGGAAGAAGCAGTATCAAATGTTAGAGAGTTCGGCGTTTGATGACATCCGTGGCAATGCTTTCTACCCAGTGGACGCCAGTGATGACAAGGCTATCGAGCAAGACATTCGTAACCGTGCAGACACTCAGTATCACCCGGTCGGGACCTGTAAAATGGGCCCTAGTAGTGATTCATTAGCCGTGGTAGGTAACGATCTTAAAGTTTATGGATTGGATAATTTGAGAGTCATTGATGCTTCTGTGATGCCGACATTGATTGGGGCAAACACCAACGCGCCAACCATTATGATTGCTGAAAAAATCGCAGATCAAATCAAAGAGGAATACGGGTTAGGTCAGCAAGAATCTAGTATTCAAGCGAAAGGCGAAGCTGTGGTTTAATTCAAGAAGTTAAGTGATAACCATAAATAAAACAGTAGGTTAGATAGTCTTGATTTGATAAGACTCTCTAACCTATTTTTGTGTGTTTACTTAGAACAAAGCAAAAGCTAATTCAATAGTTTAATCAATAGCTTAAACAATAGTGTTACTTGGTTAGAGCTTGATTAAGCCATTGATCAAATTGGCCTTTTGGTAACGCACCGTTAATCGTATCGACACGTTTACCATCTTTAAACACCATCACCGTCGGAATACTTCTGATTTGGTACATCGCGGCAAGCTGCTGCTGAGCTTCAGTATCAATCTTAACGAATCGAACATCTCCCGAGCGCTCTTTAGCAACGTCACTGAACACTGGCGCAAAACCCACACATGGGTTACACCATGTCGCCCAGAAATCGACAACCACAGGCTGTGAACTGTTCAATATAGATTGGAAATTAAGTGACGTTCCCTCGATAGGAGCGCCATCGAGCAATGCTGTTTTGCATTTACCACAAGTTGGGCTTTCTGAAATTCTTTCTGAAGGAACTCGGTTTACGCCATTACAAGAAGGGCATCGTGTGTTGAATGTAGACATAACTTTCTCTTTTTATTGTAACTCCGTTGCTAACGCGATTTACGAATCACGCACGGAGCGCTTATACTGTTTAAAACTAGAATACGATACTTAAATAAAAACAAACAATAAACAGGTAAATGATGACAAAATTTTACGCCGAAATTACTGGCTGGGGAAAGTGTCTACCACCAGCCGTGCTGTCCAATGATGATCTAAGCACTTTCATTGATACGTCTGACGAGTGGATTCGAACTCGAACTGGTATCGAAAACCGTCGTATCAGTCATGTAAATACCTCTGAGCTAGCGACTGTTGCAGCGAAACATGCCATGGCGTGTGCTGGCCTAACAGCCGAAGATATCGATCTCGTGATTATCGCGACGTGCAGCCCAGACTCCCTTATTCCAAATACCGCATCTAAGGTTCAACAGAACTTAGGCATTAAGAGTGCAGCGGCTTTCGACCTTAACGCAGCGTGTACAGGCTTCATCTACGGCGTTGAAACCGCAACTCGACTGATTCAGGCGGGTAATTACCGCAACGCCATCGTTGTGGGTGCTGAACGTCTGTCATTCTTCATTGATTGGACCAAGCGTGATACCGCGGTTCTTTTCGGTGACGGCGCTGGCGCTGTGGTTTTATCTCGCACTGAAGAACAAGTCGGCTTACAAGAAGCTCAAATCGGTTGTGACGCCGAAGGCCGCGATATTCTAGCGGTACCAAAATTCGGTACTTCTATGGACCGCTTTGCGGCTGACAACGGTTACTGGGACTTTGATTTCGTTGGTAAAGAGATCTTCAAACGTGCAGTGAAAGGCATGGGCGCAGCGGCACACACAGTCTTGAGCCGCACAGGTATCTCAACCGACAATATTGACGTTGTGATCCCGCACCAAGCAAACATCCGAATCATCCAAACTCTGTGTGATATGGCGGGTATTGATCGCGAGAAAGCGTTTGTTAACATCCAAAACTACGGCAACACATCGGCCGCTACTGTGCCAATTGCATTATGTGAGTCGCTAGAGCAAGGTTTCGTTAAGCCTAACGACAATATTCTTGTTGCAGCGTTTGGTGCGGGTTTAACGTGGGGTGCTGGCCACATTAAATGGGGTAACCGTGTTGAACCGCTAGGTCAATCAGATGCTAAGCTTCCAGAAGCTGATAAATCCGCTTTAGAGCTTCTAGAAAGAGCCATTTTACACTGTAAAACACACCCGAATTCAGCGAGCGAATAACGCTGATGGGTACAGTCGTCAAAGTACGTCTTATGGCTAAAGCCGACCTTGATGAGGCGGCTTTAGTTCACCAAGCTACATTTGTTCGACAACAGCACTCTAGAAGTTGGTTACAATGTAACTTAAATGCTGCACCGCGTTTTCTTAACTTTGTTGCGGAGAGTGAAGGTGAGATCGTGGGTTACATCATCTGGGTTCAGAAAAGCGGGTTTAGACCAGAAGCTGTTTTGGAGCTAGAGCAACTTGCCGTGTTACCAAGCGCGCAGGGGCAAGGATTGGGTAAAACGCTGATTCTAGACTCCCTGCCGCAGGTAAAACAGCATTTGGCGGATCAAGGCTCGACGCTCAAACACGTGCTAGTGACCACCAGAGCAGACAACTTTGCACAAAAGCTTTATCAATCTACGTTGGGTGCAGAAGTCGAAACCACGATTTCAAACCTGTACTCTGCGGATGAAGTACTTATGATAGCTCGCAATGTAGGTGAGCGAATCTGATCGCTGAGTTTTTAGAACTAATTATAATCAGCGGTATAAATCGACTTACGTTTAATTAGGGACTTCTACAGTCCCTTTTGTTATTTCTTAGGAAGTGTTTTGAAGAAAGTTTTAGCAATTGGCTACGTTTGGCCAGAACCGAATTCATCGGCGGCGGGCAGCCATATGATGTCACTTTTACGCCTGTTCAAGAGACAAGGTTGGTCCGTTGAATTTGCAACGCCAGCTCAAGAAACCGAGCACATGATCGACCTCTCTGAAGAGGGCATCTCGAGTCAATCCATACAGTTAAATTGCGATAGCTTTGACCAGTACATCGAAGAGCTGCAACCCGATGTCGTGATGTTTGACCGTTTCATGATGGAAGAGCAGTTTGGTTGGCGTGTTGAGAAAGTATGCCCGAACGCCTTTAAGTTACTGGATACGGAAGACTTGCAGTTCCTACGTAACGCGCGCCATGAAGCTGTTAAGAAAGAGACAGAACTGACCAAAGCGCATTTGTACAGTGACTTAGCGAAACGTGAAATTGCTGCGATTCTGCGTTGTGATCTTTCGTTGATCATTTCAAGTTACGAGATGGAATTGCTTCAATCTGAGTTCAATATCGATCCAAAACTGCTTCATCACTTGCCGTTCATGGTTGATCTGAATACTCTACCTGAAAGCACAAAAAGCTTTGAAGAACGTAAGCATTTCATGACGATAGGCAATTTTAGACACGCACCTAACTGGGATGCTGTGCTTCAGTTACAGAAGATTTGGCCGAAGATTCGCAAACAGCTACCTGACACTGAACTTCATATTTATGGATCGTATCCGCCGCCAAAAGCGACTGCATTACACAACCCTAAAACCGGTTTCCATATCAAAGGTTGGGCAAAAGACGCTCAAGAAGTGATGGAGCAGGCACGTGTGTGTGTTGCACCTCTACGATTTGGCGCGGGAATTAAAGGCAAGTTGCTTGATGCGATGAAGTTACAAACTCCGAATGTGACGAGCGAAATTGGTAGTGAAGGCATGTTACCGCAAGGTGAGTTGCAATGGCCTGGCGCAGTTGCAGGCGATATCGACGAGTTTGTTGAAGCTGCCGTTGCCCTCTATAAAGATGAAGAGAAGTGGCTGAAGGCACAAAGCCAATGTCATGCGATCCTTGAAGCGCACTACGAGCAGAATCAACTGGGTGACAAATTGATTGAGCGATTAACTGCGTTAGAGTCTGAACTTGAATCTCATCGACTGGATAACTTCTTTGGTTCGATGCTCAAGCACCACAGCATGGCGAGTACCAAGTACATGTCGCAGTGGATAGCTGAAAAGAACAAGACTAAGTAACTGACACAATAAACCGAATCAAATCATAAGCCCTTAGGTTAACGTCTAGGGGCTTTTTTCATGTGGGACGCTTTTAAATTCCAAACTTACAAATCGAAACATAACGCCATTACATTAGCATTGACTAATTTATATTTATTAGTAAACTCTAATCTAAGTTTATTAGTAAGACCTAATTTAAAGTTGCGACAAGTTAAATTTAAGTTTGTGGATGGGAGAGGTCAGTGATGAGTTTAATACCTTGGGATGCATTTTTCGGTGGCACGCTACTAGGTGCGTCGGCAATTATTCTGATGTTGGGGATCGGGCGAGTTGCGGGGATCAGCGGAATCGTTAGCCGCTTATTGCCGCCTAGAAACAACAAAAGATTAGAATCAGGATCTGAATCTAGCTCGGAAACTAGCATTGAGAAAACCGAGAAACATTGGCGACTAGCCTTTGTTGTCGGAATGGTCGCGAGCGGCTGGTTATTGATTCCAACGGGCTACCAACTTCCGCAATTAGAAGAGATCAACTTCGCAGCGGTTATCATCGCCGGACTATTGGTGGGCTTCGGTACCAAGATGGCGAACGGTTGTACTAGCGGTCATGGCATTGTGGGCATGGCGCGCTTGTCTAAACGTTCAATTGTCGCGACCTGTGTATTTATGGGTGTCGCGATGGCAACAGTGTTGGTTAAAAACCTGATTGGCTTGGGGGCATAATGAAAAACTCTTCATTTACTATCGTTATCGGCTTGCTCGCAGGTATTCTTTTCGGCTTTGGCATGATCATTTCAGGCATGGTTGATCCTAACAAGGTACTCGGCTTCTTAGACATTACCGGTAACTGGGACATTAGTTTGGCATTCGTTATGGGTGGCGCGCTATTGGTCTTCGCTCCGTTTTATCATATGGTCATTAAAAAGCGCTCTCAAGCCGTGAATGGTGAACCTTTAGATAGCAGTAATAATCCACTAATCGACAGAAAGTTGATCTTAGGTTCAACTGCTTTTGGTTTAGGCTGGGGGATTGCAGGCTTTTGCCCGGGGCCTGCAGTAACCAGCCTTAGTGGCGGAAACCCTACGGTATGGCTGTTCGTCTTAAGTATGCTGGTGGGGATGTGGCTGGCGGGTCGAACCAATAAAAGCTGCTAGCAGTACGCCTACCATTTATGTATGGCTGAGAGGATTCGCTCTTATCTGACCAAACAGAGAGGCTGACCCGCTTTAAGTAAAAAGCCAGTCAGCCTCTTTCTATATGTACTGTTTTCTATTATTTGCACTTATCTACAATCTGCAGTTATCTATAACTTACTATTTGATCGTTGTTGAAACTGGGCAGTGATCACTGAGTTTGTAGTCCAGAACATCTTGCGTTTCAAATACCTTTTGTTTCGCAGGAGAGGCATTCAAGGACTTGCTCACAACAATATGGTCAATCACCGAACGAAATTGATGCGTGCGATGGTTATTGCGGTTTGAGCGCACCTTACAATCTGCTCGAGTTTTTCTTGTTGCCAACTGGGCATCGGTATTTTGCGTTATATCTTTCCACATCCAATCTCTTGAATATGAGAGGTTGTGGTTAAAGTCGCCCAGAATCGCGTAGTCTTCATCTTTACGTTCTCTTTGCTGTATCCACTTATTCAGCTGTTTAGCTTGGTCTTTGAGCCTTGAACAGTCTCGGTTAGACTTATACGCGCCGCTGCAACCCGCCTTTAAGTGTACTGACAACATGTGAATTGGTTTTGTATCTGTTTCCACAACCATATAACTGGCAAATCTAAGCTTGCTGTTAGCACTCGTTTCCAGAGGAAAGTCTGCGTAGTCAGTGAGAGCGATTCCTTTACGAACCGCGAAGCCCGTATATTGGTTCACTTCTTTGAATTGTCGGTTACTGTTTTTGGGCAATGCGCGGTCAGACATCAATATTTTGTATTGAGCGCCGGCGATGCGTTCAATGGCATTGATGTCATCGACTTCTTGAAAAGCGACCACATCCGCATTTAATGATTGGAAGTACTGTTCGAGTTTATCGAAATCTGCTTGGTTTCGTTTGGAAGAAAACTTATTCACAGCCTCGTTGGTTGATAACCATTCGATATTCCAACTGGATATGGTCAAAGGTTCAGCAAATGCGTGGCTACTGAGTAAGCAACCCAACATTATCCAGTTTCGAAGTCGTTTCATCCCAAATATCCCTAATTTTGTCGTCCAATATAGTTGAGCCGTTATCCTACAACACTTACCGAAAATTCAACTCTTTTTAGCAGTTTTTTTATTGTTACATTGTTTCTTTTCGACTTGAGAACTCACGTAATAATATTGGATTTATCTTGTTCAGCGTGCGCGTTTTATTGATCCAAATCAATACTCAAAGTTGGTGGTTCTCGTTAAATACGCCACAATATCTAGTGTTAGTTAAACGATAAATCGCTCTATATAGTGTGTTTGTGGATAAGTCTGTGAATACCTCAAGAGTAAGGAGAAGTGGTGAAATCAATCGTAATCAAGCGTGATGGCTCAAGAGCTCCATTCAGTAGAGATCGTATCCAAGCTGCAGTGGAAGCAGCATCAGACAAAGCCGATAAGGAAATTGCTATTTATGCTCTGAATGTGGCATTAGCAGTTGAGTTGAAGCTCGAAGACTACGATGAAGTTCATATTTCTGAAATTCAGACTTTGGTCGAAAATGAGCTAATGCAGGGACCGTATAAGTCTCTGGCTCGTGCCTACATTGAATATCGTCATGACCGAGACATCGCACGTGAAAAGCAAAGCGCTTTAACTCGTGAGATCGAAGGTTTGATCGAAGAAAGCAATGTTGATCTGATCAATGAGAATGCCAACAAAGACGGTAAAGTTATCCCAACTCAGCGTGATTTGCTGGCGGGTATCGTGGCTAAACACTATGCAAAAACTCACATTTTGCCGCGTGACATCGTACAAGCTCACGAGTGTGGTGACATTCATTACCACGATCTAGACTACGCACCGTTCTTCCCAATGTTTAACTGTATGCTTATCGATCTGAAAGGCATGTTAACGCATGGCTTCAAGATGGGTAACGCAGAAATCGACACGCCTAAGTCTATTTCTACGGCAACAGCGGTAACAGCGCAGATCATCGCGCAAGTGGCGAGCCACATCTACGGCGGTACTACGATTAACCGCATCGATGAGGTTTTAGAGCCTTACGTAATGGCGAGCTACGAGAAGCATTTATCGTTAGCGAAAGAATGGGACATTCATAGCCCAGAAGCTTTTGCTATCTCTCGTACAGAGAAAGAGTGTTACGACGCGTTCCAGTCTCTGGAGTACGAAGTAAACACGCTACACACCGCTAACGGTCAAACTCCATTTGTTACGTTTGGTTTTGGTTTAGGCGAAAGCTGGGGTTCAAAACTTATCCAGCAATCTATCTTGAAAAACCGCATTGCAGGTTTGGGTAAGAACCGCAAAACAGCCGTGTTCCCTAAACTGGTATTTGCAATCAAAGATGGCTTGAACCACCAGAAGCAAGATCCAAACTACGACATCAAGCAATTAGCGCTTGAGTGTGCTTCTAAGCGTATGTACCCAGACATTCTTAACTACGACAAAGTAGTAGAAGTGACAGGGTCATTTAAAACGCCTATGGGTTGCCGTAGCTTCTTGAATACTTATGAAGAAAACGGTGAGTTGATTCATGAAGGACGTAACAACCTAGGTGTAGTTAGCTTGAACTTGCCACGTATCGCGATTAACGCGAAGCAAGATATGGTTAAGTTCTACGAACTGCTTGACGAAAAATTGAAGCTGGCTCGTCGTGCTCTAGAAACTCGTATTTCTCGTCTAGAAAACGTGAAAGCACGTGTTGCTCCAATCCTATACATGGAAGGCGCTTGTGGCGTTCGCTTGAAAGCAGATGACTCTATTGCCGATATCTTCAAGAACGGCCGTGCTTCTGTTTCTCTTGGTTACATTGGTATCCATGAAGCGATGACCGCACTTTACGGTACTGACGTTCATCTG from Vibrio splendidus encodes:
- a CDS encoding GMC family oxidoreductase, translated to MDSYDFIVVGGGSAGCVMASRLSEDPNVTVCLLEAGGKDTSPFIHTPVGVVAMMPTKLNNWAFETVEQSGLNGRRGYQPRGKTLGGSSSINAMMYARGHRSDYDTWESLGNTGWNYESCLPYFKKAENNEVHQDEYHGQGGPLNVANLRSPSPMLERYLTACESIGIPRNDDINGAAQFGAMPTQVTQLNGERCSAAKAYLTPNLSRSNLTVVTKATTHKVLFEGKKAVGVEYGSNGQRYKIQCSKEVILSAGAFGSPQLLLLSGVGAKSELEAHGIEQVHELPGVGKNLQDHIDLVHSYKCSDKRETFGISLQMASEMTKALPLWHKERRGKMSSNFAEGIGFLCSADHIAVPDLEFVFVVAVVDDHARKIHTSHGFTSHVTLLRPKSHGSVTLNSNDPYDPPKIDPAFFSHPEDMEIMIKGWKKQYQMLESSAFDDIRGNAFYPVDASDDKAIEQDIRNRADTQYHPVGTCKMGPSSDSLAVVGNDLKVYGLDNLRVIDASVMPTLIGANTNAPTIMIAEKIADQIKEEYGLGQQESSIQAKGEAVV
- the trxC gene encoding thioredoxin TrxC, producing MSTFNTRCPSCNGVNRVPSERISESPTCGKCKTALLDGAPIEGTSLNFQSILNSSQPVVVDFWATWCNPCVGFAPVFSDVAKERSGDVRFVKIDTEAQQQLAAMYQIRSIPTVMVFKDGKRVDTINGALPKGQFDQWLNQALTK
- a CDS encoding ketoacyl-ACP synthase III, coding for MTKFYAEITGWGKCLPPAVLSNDDLSTFIDTSDEWIRTRTGIENRRISHVNTSELATVAAKHAMACAGLTAEDIDLVIIATCSPDSLIPNTASKVQQNLGIKSAAAFDLNAACTGFIYGVETATRLIQAGNYRNAIVVGAERLSFFIDWTKRDTAVLFGDGAGAVVLSRTEEQVGLQEAQIGCDAEGRDILAVPKFGTSMDRFAADNGYWDFDFVGKEIFKRAVKGMGAAAHTVLSRTGISTDNIDVVIPHQANIRIIQTLCDMAGIDREKAFVNIQNYGNTSAATVPIALCESLEQGFVKPNDNILVAAFGAGLTWGAGHIKWGNRVEPLGQSDAKLPEADKSALELLERAILHCKTHPNSASE
- a CDS encoding GNAT family N-acetyltransferase — encoded protein: MAKADLDEAALVHQATFVRQQHSRSWLQCNLNAAPRFLNFVAESEGEIVGYIIWVQKSGFRPEAVLELEQLAVLPSAQGQGLGKTLILDSLPQVKQHLADQGSTLKHVLVTTRADNFAQKLYQSTLGAEVETTISNLYSADEVLMIARNVGERI
- a CDS encoding glycosyltransferase — its product is MKKVLAIGYVWPEPNSSAAGSHMMSLLRLFKRQGWSVEFATPAQETEHMIDLSEEGISSQSIQLNCDSFDQYIEELQPDVVMFDRFMMEEQFGWRVEKVCPNAFKLLDTEDLQFLRNARHEAVKKETELTKAHLYSDLAKREIAAILRCDLSLIISSYEMELLQSEFNIDPKLLHHLPFMVDLNTLPESTKSFEERKHFMTIGNFRHAPNWDAVLQLQKIWPKIRKQLPDTELHIYGSYPPPKATALHNPKTGFHIKGWAKDAQEVMEQARVCVAPLRFGAGIKGKLLDAMKLQTPNVTSEIGSEGMLPQGELQWPGAVAGDIDEFVEAAVALYKDEEKWLKAQSQCHAILEAHYEQNQLGDKLIERLTALESELESHRLDNFFGSMLKHHSMASTKYMSQWIAEKNKTK
- a CDS encoding YeeE/YedE family protein, with protein sequence MSLIPWDAFFGGTLLGASAIILMLGIGRVAGISGIVSRLLPPRNNKRLESGSESSSETSIEKTEKHWRLAFVVGMVASGWLLIPTGYQLPQLEEINFAAVIIAGLLVGFGTKMANGCTSGHGIVGMARLSKRSIVATCVFMGVAMATVLVKNLIGLGA
- a CDS encoding YeeE/YedE family protein, producing MKNSSFTIVIGLLAGILFGFGMIISGMVDPNKVLGFLDITGNWDISLAFVMGGALLVFAPFYHMVIKKRSQAVNGEPLDSSNNPLIDRKLILGSTAFGLGWGIAGFCPGPAVTSLSGGNPTVWLFVLSMLVGMWLAGRTNKSC
- a CDS encoding endonuclease/exonuclease/phosphatase family protein, which gives rise to MKRLRNWIMLGCLLSSHAFAEPLTISSWNIEWLSTNEAVNKFSSKRNQADFDKLEQYFQSLNADVVAFQEVDDINAIERIAGAQYKILMSDRALPKNSNRQFKEVNQYTGFAVRKGIALTDYADFPLETSANSKLRFASYMVVETDTKPIHMLSVHLKAGCSGAYKSNRDCSRLKDQAKQLNKWIQQRERKDEDYAILGDFNHNLSYSRDWMWKDITQNTDAQLATRKTRADCKVRSNRNNHRTHQFRSVIDHIVVSKSLNASPAKQKVFETQDVLDYKLSDHCPVSTTIK
- the nrdD gene encoding anaerobic ribonucleoside-triphosphate reductase, whose protein sequence is MKSIVIKRDGSRAPFSRDRIQAAVEAASDKADKEIAIYALNVALAVELKLEDYDEVHISEIQTLVENELMQGPYKSLARAYIEYRHDRDIAREKQSALTREIEGLIEESNVDLINENANKDGKVIPTQRDLLAGIVAKHYAKTHILPRDIVQAHECGDIHYHDLDYAPFFPMFNCMLIDLKGMLTHGFKMGNAEIDTPKSISTATAVTAQIIAQVASHIYGGTTINRIDEVLEPYVMASYEKHLSLAKEWDIHSPEAFAISRTEKECYDAFQSLEYEVNTLHTANGQTPFVTFGFGLGESWGSKLIQQSILKNRIAGLGKNRKTAVFPKLVFAIKDGLNHQKQDPNYDIKQLALECASKRMYPDILNYDKVVEVTGSFKTPMGCRSFLNTYEENGELIHEGRNNLGVVSLNLPRIAINAKQDMVKFYELLDEKLKLARRALETRISRLENVKARVAPILYMEGACGVRLKADDSIADIFKNGRASVSLGYIGIHEAMTALYGTDVHLYDDGEMRAKALELVEYMKREVESWTKETGYAFSLYGTPSENLCSRFCSIDTKEFGVIDGVTDRGYYTNSFHLDVQKKVNPYDKIDFEMPYPEISSGGFICYGEFPNMQKNIEALENVWDYSYTRVPYYGTNTPIDECYECGYNGEFDCTSKGFTCPKCGNHDSTKVSVTRRVCGYLGSPDARPFNFGKQEEVKRRVKHL